Genomic segment of Primulina tabacum isolate GXHZ01 chromosome 11, ASM2559414v2, whole genome shotgun sequence:
GATTTAAGTGTGTCCCAGCTGGCCAATACACAACACAGAATTCCACAAACCAACAAAACACCTTTTTCCAAACAACACCTAGCAAATAGCAATTGACAGGCAGATCAAAAATTGCCAACAATCCCATctattctttttctttttttttcctaaataaaaataaaatattgatagCTACTTGGGAAAATTTTATATGGCGAATATTATTACAAAAGTTAATGGGAAATTTCATCTCAAATCAAGGGTCggaaaaaatatcgaatttttattatatcaaGATTATTGTATTAAAAAATTTTCGTTATATCGAAATTTTATGTGAAATGTAACATAGACACGTGCTAATGTAAAATATGAATGGAAATTGGTTGAAGAataaatattcatattttttttgctatatttatttattattatattaaattatattaagcaGCAAAAAATTGATTAACCTAACCAatagtataatatatatttaatttattgtttattactcatatttaataataataataacaatgaaATAAAGGGGTGTATTGGCTATTAACCTCGACAGATATGTCGTATGTATCGGATACCCCTCGCTGGCACTTCCCGTACGTGCAAACCAGCTCATATCGCGCGCATGCCCATGCAACCCCCCTACTCCTCCACCCCCCACTCCACCCCACCCCCGCTGCCAGAGCCATGTACAATTCTCATATATGCGCTGCTTCTCCATGATTACATCATTTTATTAGTACACATCTTCTTCTGGGAAGAAATTAGTTTGTTGTTTTTGGTTACTGTGTTGCTATCTAGTAGGAGTTTCCGCGAGAGGCAAGTGATGGATCCATGTTCTTTTGTACGAATTTATTGGGGCAATTTGGCGTTGAAGTTTCCGGATAAAACCCATCTCTCGTCCCTTTCGTTTTTCTGCAAATTCAAGCTCAAAGGGTTTCCGACCCAGGTTTCAGATGTCACGGCCCTTGCCGAGGAAATCGGCTCATTTGAGAGCAGAATTCAGGGTTGTCTCACCTTGAGTAAGGCGGAATTGGAGAGTTCGATGGAGAGATCGAGTAAGTTTTCTTGTCTGAAGTGTGAGATTTACAGGAGAAGTACTAGAGGAAGTGGCGGTTGTGGGGTTGTCAATGGCGTGAAGCTCTTGGTGTGCGTTGTGGTGCCATTGGATTTGAGGAGTATTATGGAAAATAATCGGAATAATCGAAGAAGCGTGATTCAGAATGGTTGGGTTTTGATTGGTGGTTCGGGGTTGAAATTACATTTGAATGTGAGAGCCGAGCCCGACCCGAGATTTGTCTTTCGGTTTGATGGGGAACCCGAGTGCAGCCCGCAGGTTTTCCAGGTCAATGGACATGTGCGACAGCCTGTTTTTACTTGCAAGTTCGGGTTCAGGAATTCTGGGGATAGGATTTTGAGATCCAGGTAAACTTAGTTTCTtggttttgttttattaaatttagtCATTTTACGAGTAACCAAGATCCTGTTTTTCTTTTCCCGGAGTAGGGGTTGGTCTGAATTGGTAtttatatctgattttgaaCAAGAAGTCTGACaaaaaaattgttctaaatggATTTCAGTCCAAGCAAAATTCTAATTTAGTCTGCAGCGGGTTGAAAATGGGTGAATATTATACCTGATTTTAAACTATAAAAACCTGAAATGAAGTCCATGAGTGTGTTTAATTTCCAGTAAGCTCTGATTTCTTGAATGCAATCTTGATATTTGGTTTATTGTTGAAATTAGATCATCGCTGTCGGAACCAAGTACCTCAACCGGCTGTTTCAGTGCATttgcagaagaaaaagaagtgGCCCCGGAAGAACGAAAAGGGTGGTCAATCACTGTCCACGACCTTTCCGGCTCACCTGTGGCTGCTGCATCGATGGTTACACCATTTGTTCCATCACCTGGCACTAATAGCGTCAGCAAATCGAATCCTGGAGCATGGCTCATTCTAAGACAAGGCCACAGCACATTCCAGCCTTGGGGCCGCCTAGAGGCATGGCGTCAGGGAAAAGACGTTGGATACCGATTCGAGCTCATACCCGACGATGGCATGGATTCTATCCGAGTTGCAAATTCCTCcattagcacaaaatatgggggAAATTTCAGTATAGACATCAGTAACGGTCCAACTCCAATAACTAGTCCTAATAGTAGCTTTGATCTCAGTTCGGGGTCGGGGTCAGGGTCCGAGTTGGGGTCAACGTCAGGATTGGGATCTTGGGCGAATTTTTTGTATAGAGGATTCGTGATGTCATCTACAGTGGAGGGCAACGGCAAGTGCAGCAAGCCAGAGGTGGAAGTTGGGGTGCAACATGTGACCTGCACGGAGGATGCTGCAGTTTTTGTGGCGTTGGCTGCTGCCATGGATTTAAGCATGGATGCTTGTAAGCTGTTTTCTCGGAAGCTCAGGAAAGAACTGAGACAAGTGGATCTTGATTAGCCGGATCGGGTTGTATTGACAGTtggattttgaattttgaaattggATTTGCATTCAATTCAGTGCAACAGCTAAGagcttgttcaaattttcattcTTCAAGAGTGTGTACAGTAGTGATTAACTGCTGtttgttttcttattttttgctttcaatgtaataattttttcatttgtAGGTTAATTGACAGGTTTCCATATGAAGCTTGTTTTGTAATTTGTAAAGTTGCCTGGAGAAAGTATTAGTAATTACAGCTATTAGTATCAAGATTTGTTGGAAAAATGTATTTAAGAGAATGAAAAAATTTATTAGTAGCTGCAGCTTCTAATAGAGCTGGAACTCAATTGTAGTTTAACAACAAACAATGTATTTAAACTCTAATCTAACTCATGTTGATCCATGTTTACGCTGGACAGATTaaaatgttagagtagatgtcctgcaagccaacagttggctagagaatttattgactcaagtgtaataaacaatctttattttatataatttaactttttatggttttgttatactttatctgtatacccatgcaaacagcatagataaagtcattgattatgttttaatacaaatgaatcgtaattcgatgttgaaactcatttgtaaacactgcatattctaaattcgttcctagtcgattcagccgcctaaaacagggataaaggtcgcttgagctcgagactaacatatgtgatgttgtgtactgcgtttttggtaagggcatggaaaTGTCCAAATATGCAGATggatagtcatatgatgattatactgaacaaccctccctcggacttttcaagtggttatcattcatcgagaggataagtctgtggttatgatttatcattagtccttacgacccgggacaacactgatgcTCTACATGCTAggactgtgctttgactcgtttaccggctccataagagtcatcaggtggcgaggttgggtacagttgcgacacatataggagccagtgcattgttgtcggggattcactgctcacctacgggtgtagatatcctgtgtgatctgatgaaataatagtgcatggaatctatggccagagtatgagatgtacgttagagaatgagttctcaaatagtacacgcgatgccactattatagttatcacatagttatcgaattattatgcaaccctcgatgaaccaatggttgcagattcgatcgggatatatgagatgaagggaccgtactgtacgttaatcataatcgactggttcttgcaggcactatcagtgatacctatgggatcatggggtgatgctactagacgctcttaccatgatccgatgggtgcaatcataaatgagttctgacattcttaatcaatgtgttgatgaaaagagtggggctaactagggtaagcccgaataagaataaatgttattctgaatcacaaagagttgtgaacccacggctagctgtatccctgaaccattgagggtcacacaagcactggatcgtttgttctcgttgagagaataaattcaaggagttgaatttatattatgatataataaattcaaagagttgaatttatgataattaaattttgaaaaaataaattcaaggagttgaatttatgatatagtaaattcaagaagttgaatttatgaaatttggagagaataaattcaaggagttgaatttataaaatttgataatttaatttattaaactcaaaagttggatttattaaatattaaattttggaggtgataaattcaaagagttgaatttataatttaaataatacattcaaatgttgaatttataattaatttaatttattaagctcaaaagtttagtttattaaacattaaattaaatatagtgagtaatgtgtttaatgggcttgtaggagtacaagtccaagatactaaataattaaagttattaatggactttgattaattaattaaattagttggactatctcaattaattaatcaagcacattaatgttaattatggaaTTTAGGTCAAGGCAATTGTTtttaaagaaacaaaaaattaaCCTAGCCTCCAGTAATTGAAGTGTGATTCACGAGAGTTTCACAAAATTCctccaaaatattttggccaCTTTTTCAAGGAAAAGCGATTTGAGTCATCTCACAATTTTTAATCTCCAACGCAAAATCTCTTCtacttttctagtgcaaattagaaaaGGATCAAaccatctagtcgtggacctgattagaagaaatgagtccttgaagaaagttcgtagggatttcaTCAAGAGCGATCTCCGCCAAATCCGGAATAGTTGGATCCGTCTGattaattcaccaaaggtataaaattctaaatgccctatgaatgtttatgttaaaatcatacgagcgcccaaagcaaaacatattttgattgtcaaaataaacaaaatttttaaacttccgctgcgtttggacgTGTAGAAAACCCAGATCCAACATAAAATCCTTTACCATCAAATTTAGGTTCGAGATATATGATAAAGCAGGAACAATATACGTTCAAACTTGCAGGTATTTTACCAGCAATG
This window contains:
- the LOC142518804 gene encoding uncharacterized protein LOC142518804, whose product is MDPCSFVRIYWGNLALKFPDKTHLSSLSFFCKFKLKGFPTQVSDVTALAEEIGSFESRIQGCLTLSKAELESSMERSSKFSCLKCEIYRRSTRGSGGCGVVNGVKLLVCVVVPLDLRSIMENNRNNRRSVIQNGWVLIGGSGLKLHLNVRAEPDPRFVFRFDGEPECSPQVFQVNGHVRQPVFTCKFGFRNSGDRILRSRSSLSEPSTSTGCFSAFAEEKEVAPEERKGWSITVHDLSGSPVAAASMVTPFVPSPGTNSVSKSNPGAWLILRQGHSTFQPWGRLEAWRQGKDVGYRFELIPDDGMDSIRVANSSISTKYGGNFSIDISNGPTPITSPNSSFDLSSGSGSGSELGSTSGLGSWANFLYRGFVMSSTVEGNGKCSKPEVEVGVQHVTCTEDAAVFVALAAAMDLSMDACKLFSRKLRKELRQVDLD